In the Elioraea tepida genome, one interval contains:
- a CDS encoding ABC transporter ATP-binding protein has protein sequence MSAPILSLSGVRVAYGRIEAVRGVDLTVGAGEFVGVVGSNGAGKTSLMRAIAGVVRPAGGTIRFDGADVTGRKSHEMVARGLAMVPEGRMVFADQTVRDNLILGSYTRIGRDDPGIAADMDKVLGLFPRLAERIDQLAGTLSGGEQQMLAIARGLLSRPKLLVIDELSLGLAPKILDLLFPVLTALNREGLSILLVEQMASYALSVTARTYVMENGRVILEGASAQVAADPRVLDAYLGRRDAA, from the coding sequence GTGAGCGCCCCGATCCTCTCTCTCTCTGGCGTCCGCGTCGCCTATGGGCGGATCGAGGCGGTGCGCGGGGTCGACCTGACGGTGGGCGCGGGCGAGTTCGTCGGCGTGGTCGGCTCGAACGGCGCCGGCAAGACTTCGCTGATGCGCGCGATCGCGGGCGTCGTCCGTCCTGCAGGCGGAACCATCCGCTTCGACGGGGCGGACGTCACCGGCCGGAAATCGCACGAGATGGTCGCCCGCGGGCTTGCGATGGTGCCGGAAGGCAGGATGGTGTTCGCCGACCAGACGGTACGCGACAACCTCATCCTCGGCTCCTATACCCGGATCGGCCGCGATGACCCGGGAATCGCCGCCGACATGGACAAGGTGCTCGGCCTGTTTCCGCGCCTGGCCGAGCGGATCGACCAACTCGCCGGCACGCTGTCGGGTGGGGAGCAGCAGATGCTCGCGATCGCGCGCGGGCTGCTGTCGCGGCCGAAGCTTCTGGTGATCGACGAGCTCTCGCTCGGCCTTGCGCCGAAGATCCTCGATCTGCTTTTCCCGGTGCTGACGGCGCTGAACCGCGAGGGGCTCTCGATCCTGCTCGTCGAGCAGATGGCGAGCTATGCTCTCTCCGTCACCGCCCGCACCTATGTGATGGAGAACGGGCGCGTGATCCTCGAAGGGGCTTCCGCGCAGGTCGCCGCCGACCCGCGCGTCCTCGACGCCTATCTCGGCCGCCGCGACGCCGCCTGA
- a CDS encoding branched-chain amino acid ABC transporter ATP-binding protein/permease, producing MRPRLSVLLLVLLVVTLAAFPWVGDVIGERFPTSYELRLVMRGMILAIVAIGLNILVGYAGLVSLGQAALYGLGAHVAALLALRAGFPFAAALLFSVLIPAAVGAMLAFPTVRVRGVYLAVITIAFGLVFVNVLREWVSFTGGASGLVGIPRPTILGERLGATRATGFNYYYLILVFLLAAIGVQAALVKSRYGRAMRAAAQSENAARALGINVVGIRTLAFAVSAGFAGLGGALFANLALFVNYETFTFTASIELLLMVILGGSGTLAGPLVGTSILFSATQFLQGLGEWQTFGYGLLLALVLFALPRGIVGSLARLAQGRASGEATRETGPWPNWVEGMERVTARHEESGQSTLITRGLTLRFGGLTAVNAVDIDVRSRTVHALIGPNGAGKSSLLNVVSGFYRATSGEVSVFGERVGSLPPHVLACRGIARTFQNTELFGQMTVLENVLVGQHVHFRSGFLETVLRLPRFRREERAALEEARRLLAFVGLSAFADEEARNLPFGHQRRLEIARALALRPKLLLLDEPAAGLTHGEIEDLVALIRGLADRGMTIVLVEHHVEMIMAVSDRVTVLDYGEVIADGPPAAIQNDPRVIEAYFGHATLPGQTVPA from the coding sequence ATGCGTCCGCGCCTCTCCGTCCTGCTTCTGGTTCTGCTCGTCGTCACCCTCGCCGCTTTCCCCTGGGTGGGCGACGTGATCGGCGAACGCTTCCCGACAAGCTACGAGCTTCGGCTTGTGATGCGGGGGATGATCCTCGCGATCGTCGCGATCGGGCTCAATATCCTTGTCGGTTATGCGGGCCTCGTCTCGCTCGGGCAGGCGGCGCTCTATGGTCTCGGCGCGCATGTCGCTGCGCTGCTTGCGCTTCGGGCCGGGTTTCCCTTCGCCGCGGCGCTGCTCTTCTCGGTGCTGATCCCCGCCGCTGTCGGCGCGATGCTCGCCTTCCCGACCGTGCGCGTGCGCGGCGTCTATCTCGCCGTCATCACGATCGCCTTCGGGCTCGTGTTCGTGAACGTGCTCAGGGAGTGGGTGAGCTTCACGGGCGGGGCCTCGGGGCTCGTCGGAATCCCGCGCCCGACCATCCTCGGCGAGCGGCTCGGCGCCACACGGGCGACCGGCTTCAACTACTACTACCTGATCCTCGTGTTCCTGCTCGCTGCGATCGGCGTTCAGGCGGCGCTCGTGAAGTCGCGCTATGGCCGGGCGATGCGCGCGGCGGCGCAGAGCGAGAACGCCGCCCGGGCGCTCGGGATCAACGTCGTCGGCATCCGCACGCTCGCCTTCGCCGTCTCGGCAGGGTTCGCGGGCCTCGGTGGCGCGCTCTTCGCCAATCTCGCCCTGTTCGTGAACTACGAGACCTTCACCTTCACCGCCTCGATCGAGCTTCTCCTGATGGTCATCCTGGGCGGGTCGGGAACGCTCGCCGGCCCGCTCGTCGGCACGTCGATCCTGTTCTCGGCCACGCAGTTCCTCCAGGGGCTCGGCGAGTGGCAGACCTTCGGCTATGGGCTGTTGCTCGCGCTCGTCCTGTTCGCCCTGCCGCGCGGCATCGTCGGGTCACTCGCGCGGCTGGCGCAGGGTCGCGCGTCGGGTGAGGCGACGCGCGAAACCGGCCCCTGGCCCAACTGGGTCGAGGGCATGGAGAGGGTGACGGCGCGTCACGAAGAGAGCGGGCAGTCGACGCTGATCACGCGCGGCCTCACTCTCCGTTTCGGCGGGCTGACGGCCGTGAACGCTGTGGACATCGATGTGCGGTCCCGCACGGTGCATGCGCTGATCGGGCCGAACGGCGCTGGCAAGTCGAGTCTGCTCAACGTCGTCTCCGGCTTCTACCGGGCGACATCGGGAGAGGTCAGTGTGTTCGGCGAGCGTGTGGGATCCCTCCCGCCGCATGTGCTTGCTTGCCGCGGCATCGCGCGCACCTTCCAGAACACCGAGCTGTTCGGGCAGATGACCGTTCTCGAGAACGTGCTTGTCGGCCAGCACGTGCATTTCCGGTCGGGCTTTCTCGAGACGGTGCTGCGCCTGCCGCGCTTTCGGCGCGAGGAGCGCGCCGCGCTCGAGGAGGCGCGTCGCCTGCTCGCCTTCGTCGGCCTTTCCGCCTTCGCCGACGAGGAGGCGCGCAACCTCCCCTTCGGCCATCAGCGCCGGCTCGAGATCGCCCGGGCGCTTGCGTTGCGGCCCAAGCTCCTTCTGCTCGACGAGCCGGCCGCAGGCCTGACGCATGGCGAGATCGAGGACCTCGTCGCCTTGATCCGCGGCCTCGCCGATCGCGGCATGACCATCGTCCTCGTCGAGCATCATGTGGAGATGATCATGGCCGTCTCCGACCGCGTCACCGTTCTCGACTACGGCGAGGTGATCGCCGACGGGCCGCCCGCCGCGATCCAGAACGACCCGCGCGTGATCGAGGCCTATTTCGGGCACGCCACGCTGCCTGGGCAGACGGTGCCGGCGTGA
- a CDS encoding branched-chain amino acid ABC transporter permease has product MEAIVQYLLSGLSAGSVYGLIALGFYVMWSAAKAVNFTYGEMFMLGGVLTVVLMEFGLPLPVAALAAIAAAALAGAVIERAFVRPFNREANAIGWMLTTIAVGIMIESSTTATYGPLGRPLPTPLVEQPLRIGGSGIYPQELLLPVAAVAVTAALEFFYRRTVLGRAMRAVSFNRVAAGLVGIDADRITLLAFAIAGGLGAFAGFLIAPVIQASSTMGVIVGLKGFMVAIIAGIANARGVVVVGILYGVVEKLIEGYLSTAARDAIGFTLMILLLLLFPQGLFGRPEVRKV; this is encoded by the coding sequence GTGGAAGCGATCGTCCAGTATCTGCTGAGCGGGCTGTCCGCCGGCAGTGTCTACGGCCTCATCGCGCTCGGCTTCTATGTGATGTGGAGCGCGGCGAAGGCCGTGAACTTCACCTACGGCGAGATGTTCATGCTCGGCGGGGTGCTGACGGTCGTGCTCATGGAGTTCGGCCTGCCGCTGCCGGTTGCGGCGTTGGCGGCCATCGCGGCGGCTGCGCTGGCAGGGGCGGTGATCGAGCGCGCCTTCGTCCGCCCGTTCAATCGTGAGGCGAACGCGATCGGCTGGATGCTGACGACGATCGCCGTCGGCATCATGATCGAGTCCTCCACCACCGCCACTTACGGGCCGCTCGGCCGGCCTCTGCCGACACCGCTCGTCGAGCAGCCGCTTCGGATCGGCGGCTCGGGCATCTACCCGCAAGAGCTCCTGCTTCCGGTGGCGGCAGTTGCGGTGACGGCGGCACTCGAGTTCTTCTATCGTCGAACCGTTCTCGGCAGGGCGATGCGTGCGGTCTCCTTCAACCGTGTGGCTGCCGGCCTTGTTGGCATCGATGCCGATCGCATCACCCTGCTCGCCTTCGCGATCGCGGGAGGCCTCGGTGCCTTCGCGGGGTTCCTGATCGCTCCGGTGATCCAGGCGTCGTCCACCATGGGGGTGATCGTCGGGCTCAAGGGGTTCATGGTTGCCATCATCGCCGGGATCGCGAATGCGCGCGGCGTCGTGGTCGTCGGCATCCTCTACGGAGTGGTCGAGAAGCTGATCGAAGGCTATCTGTCGACGGCAGCGCGGGATGCGATCGGCTTCACCCTGATGATCCTTCTCCTCCTCCTGTTCCCGCAAGGGCTGTTCGGCCGGCCGGAGGTGAGGAAGGTGTGA
- a CDS encoding ABC transporter substrate-binding protein, protein MQHRRFVAGGRRLLLGLLPAATLLAIALPVSAQRAQPCIGASWELTGPLAHTGFSIRIAVETALEEINAAGGVLGQQLRLVAYDDVGEPARAVDNARRIGERDNCIVMMGGFRTPNAIALRDPLAEMELPWVGVISAGTAVIEHPNNANKWMFRVSMKDRWVAPFLVEHAKARTKSGKIALVYEGTAWGQGAVPDVERAMAAINMPLVAKETFNIGDQDMSAQLIRLRDAGVDTIILYAVDREATNLVRSMDRLGYRPTIIAAWGVGVQFARTAGPLAEGVLVAGTFSWMGDLPPRAAGVLQRMMQKFPQITSPADIPLPSGTANAYDATYIIAEAIKLAGRFDRDAFRQALYRVNYDGIVASYRPAFEPRQERHDAILPQHYKLFAFHNGAMLPVEQTPFRQAAR, encoded by the coding sequence ATGCAACACCGCAGGTTTGTCGCGGGCGGTCGCCGCCTGCTGCTCGGCCTCCTTCCGGCGGCCACTCTTCTTGCCATTGCCCTGCCCGTTTCGGCACAGCGGGCGCAGCCCTGCATCGGCGCGTCCTGGGAGCTGACCGGCCCGCTCGCGCACACCGGCTTCTCGATCCGGATCGCGGTCGAAACGGCGCTCGAGGAGATCAACGCCGCGGGCGGCGTGCTCGGCCAGCAACTCCGCCTTGTTGCGTATGATGATGTCGGCGAGCCCGCGCGTGCGGTGGACAACGCCCGCCGCATTGGCGAGCGTGACAACTGCATCGTCATGATGGGCGGCTTCCGCACGCCGAACGCCATCGCCTTGCGCGACCCGCTTGCCGAGATGGAGCTTCCTTGGGTGGGCGTGATCTCCGCCGGCACGGCGGTGATCGAGCACCCGAACAACGCCAACAAGTGGATGTTCCGCGTCTCGATGAAGGACCGTTGGGTGGCGCCGTTCCTGGTCGAGCACGCGAAAGCACGCACCAAATCGGGCAAGATCGCGCTCGTCTACGAGGGCACGGCCTGGGGCCAGGGGGCTGTGCCGGATGTCGAGCGGGCGATGGCTGCCATCAATATGCCGCTCGTCGCCAAGGAGACCTTCAACATCGGCGACCAGGATATGTCGGCGCAGCTGATCCGCCTGCGCGACGCTGGCGTCGACACGATCATCCTCTATGCGGTTGACCGCGAGGCGACCAACCTCGTCCGCTCGATGGACCGGCTCGGCTATCGGCCGACGATCATCGCGGCTTGGGGGGTTGGCGTTCAGTTTGCGCGCACGGCAGGGCCGCTCGCCGAGGGTGTTCTCGTCGCCGGCACCTTCAGCTGGATGGGGGATCTGCCGCCGCGCGCTGCCGGCGTGCTGCAGCGGATGATGCAGAAGTTCCCGCAGATCACCTCGCCCGCCGACATCCCGCTCCCCTCCGGCACGGCGAACGCTTATGACGCGACCTACATCATTGCCGAGGCGATCAAGCTCGCCGGCCGGTTCGATCGCGACGCGTTCCGGCAGGCTCTGTATCGCGTGAACTATGACGGCATCGTGGCGAGCTACCGCCCCGCCTTCGAGCCGCGGCAGGAGCGTCATGATGCGATCCTGCCGCAGCACTACAAGCTGTTTGCCTTCCACAACGGGGCGATGCTTCCGGTGGAGCAGACGCCGTTCCGCCAGGCGGCGCGCTGA